A region from the Halobellus litoreus genome encodes:
- a CDS encoding acyl-CoA carboxylase subunit beta encodes MEDRIEELREKRERALKGGGQDRIDSQHEKGKMTARERIDYFLDDGTFREIDQLRTHRNHNFGMEEKQLPGDGVVTGYGEVDGRKTFVFAHDFTVFGGSLGEVLAEKITKVMDKAVEVGAPVVGLNDSAGARIQEGVQSLAGFGEIFRRNTEASGVVPQISAIMGPCAGGAVYSPALTDFTFMVKDTSHMFITGPDVIKTVTGEEVSFEELGGAVTHAATSGVAQFACDTEEEALDDIRRLLSYLPPNNVEDPPRVEPWDDPERADESLNAVVPDEPRKPYDMHDVFDGVLDEGSFFEVHEGFAKNVLVGFARLDGHSVGVVANQPRVNAGTLNIEASEKASRFVRICDSFNVPIVTFVDVPGFLPGTDQEHGGIIRHGAKLLYAYSEATVPLLTVITRKAYGGAYDVMASKHLGADVNYAWPTAEIAVMGPQGAVNILYNDELAAAEDPEERRDELIEEYREEFANPYTAADRGFVDAVIEPPETRSRLVADLELLRSKRESLPEKKHGNLPI; translated from the coding sequence CCGCATCGATTCCCAGCACGAGAAGGGGAAGATGACCGCCCGCGAGCGCATCGACTACTTCCTCGACGACGGGACGTTCAGAGAGATCGACCAGCTCCGCACCCACCGGAACCACAACTTCGGGATGGAGGAGAAACAGCTCCCGGGCGACGGGGTCGTGACGGGCTACGGCGAGGTCGACGGGCGGAAGACGTTCGTCTTCGCCCACGACTTCACCGTCTTCGGCGGCTCCCTCGGCGAGGTGCTGGCCGAGAAGATCACCAAGGTGATGGACAAAGCCGTCGAGGTCGGCGCGCCGGTCGTCGGCCTCAACGACTCCGCCGGCGCGCGGATCCAGGAGGGCGTCCAGTCGCTCGCTGGATTCGGCGAGATCTTTCGACGAAACACCGAGGCCTCCGGCGTCGTTCCCCAGATATCCGCGATTATGGGCCCCTGTGCGGGCGGCGCGGTCTACTCGCCGGCGCTGACGGACTTCACGTTCATGGTGAAGGACACGAGCCACATGTTCATCACCGGCCCCGACGTGATCAAGACCGTCACCGGAGAGGAGGTGAGCTTCGAGGAACTCGGCGGCGCGGTCACTCACGCCGCCACGTCGGGCGTCGCGCAGTTCGCCTGCGACACCGAGGAAGAGGCCCTCGACGACATCCGGCGGCTGCTCTCGTATCTCCCCCCGAACAACGTCGAGGACCCGCCGCGCGTCGAACCGTGGGACGACCCCGAGCGCGCGGACGAGTCGCTGAACGCCGTCGTGCCCGACGAGCCGCGAAAGCCCTACGATATGCACGACGTGTTCGACGGCGTCCTCGACGAGGGCTCCTTCTTCGAGGTCCACGAGGGCTTCGCGAAGAACGTCCTCGTCGGCTTCGCCCGCCTCGACGGCCACTCCGTCGGCGTCGTCGCCAACCAGCCGCGCGTCAACGCGGGGACGCTCAACATCGAAGCGTCCGAAAAGGCCTCCCGCTTCGTCCGCATCTGCGACTCGTTCAACGTGCCCATCGTCACCTTCGTCGACGTCCCCGGCTTTCTCCCCGGCACCGACCAGGAACACGGCGGGATCATCCGCCACGGCGCGAAACTGCTGTACGCCTATTCGGAGGCGACCGTCCCGCTGCTCACGGTCATCACTCGGAAGGCCTACGGCGGCGCCTACGACGTGATGGCCTCGAAGCACCTCGGCGCCGACGTCAACTACGCGTGGCCGACCGCCGAGATCGCGGTGATGGGACCGCAGGGCGCGGTCAACATCCTCTACAACGACGAACTCGCCGCCGCCGAGGACCCCGAAGAGCGCCGCGACGAGTTGATCGAGGAGTACCGCGAGGAGTTCGCGAACCCCTACACGGCCGCCGATCGCGGCTTCGTCGACGCCGTGATCGAACCGCCGGAGACGCGCTCGCGACTCGTCGCGGACCTCGAACTGCTCCGCTCGAAGCGCGAGTCCCTGCCGGAGAAGAAACACGGGAACCTCCCGATCTGA
- a CDS encoding acc operon protein, producing MAGEHDTESGDLTERLSIPDDATDEEAAAIAAAVAAHVADGERAAAAAAAAAASQSEPTWTGEKWTFAGRLEATGGRRPRRVPNGAPREKWTAAARSDRF from the coding sequence ATGGCGGGCGAACACGACACCGAGTCCGGCGATCTCACCGAGCGCCTGTCGATCCCCGACGACGCCACCGACGAGGAGGCGGCCGCGATCGCCGCGGCGGTCGCGGCCCACGTCGCCGACGGCGAGCGCGCGGCGGCAGCGGCTGCGGCGGCCGCTGCGTCCCAATCAGAGCCGACGTGGACGGGCGAGAAGTGGACGTTCGCGGGGCGACTCGAAGCGACGGGCGGGCGTCGCCCCCGGCGCGTTCCGAACGGCGCACCGCGCGAGAAGTGGACGGCCGCGGCGCGTTCGGACCGGTTCTAG
- a CDS encoding 30S ribosomal protein S17e, which yields MAIKPKYVKQLGKLLLEKYPEAFNTDFETNKESVTTLTNVESKGVRNRIAGYITRKKSGGNQPSSSA from the coding sequence ATGGCGATCAAACCCAAATACGTCAAACAGCTGGGGAAGCTGCTCTTAGAGAAGTATCCGGAAGCGTTCAACACGGACTTCGAGACGAACAAGGAGAGCGTCACGACGCTCACGAACGTCGAATCGAAGGGCGTCCGAAACCGGATCGCGGGGTACATCACGCGCAAGAAGAGCGGCGGCAACCAGCCCTCCTCCTCGGCGTAG
- a CDS encoding PKD domain-containing protein: MITTSKAVTTGVVVLVLLAGGGYVAASDIGGELQITSLTQGQEGGADGDAAQRATAERTRTGSNDAADRSSTGSDDEANTGDEAATARATNAAPSAEAGENRTVPEGRVTDLDATDSTDSDGEIRSYAWRQTDGPSVAIEDPETSTASFTAPSIDAERANLTFVLTVRDDDGATATDAVTVTVNRRAEEDDDDDHLHPPSAEAGSDRTVDEDATVTLDATASSDPDGSVQSYAWTQTAGPDVALSEPDAASTAFTAPSVDSVVTLTFEVSVTDDDGRTDADTVEISVEPDTRESSAPSDGESYTRDEIARAKYDAAFSDLGAERAGRVEELYLRQPFANATSPGEIRTRDELANERYESDFDGLDRNQTVDVQRAFDGQFGAAGSEGEHSRDEISLAKYDYEFRNLSTETAGEMEELYNRQPFANGMDPEDVRTRAEIADDEYGESLDELSRETRIEIENEYHEQFAADDGGGE, encoded by the coding sequence ATGATCACCACATCGAAGGCCGTGACGACGGGCGTCGTAGTGCTCGTGCTACTCGCGGGCGGGGGCTACGTGGCAGCGAGCGACATCGGCGGCGAGTTGCAGATCACCTCCCTGACACAGGGCCAGGAGGGTGGGGCTGATGGAGACGCTGCGCAACGAGCCACCGCAGAGCGCACCAGGACGGGCTCGAACGACGCCGCAGACCGTTCGAGCACGGGTTCCGACGACGAGGCGAATACCGGTGACGAGGCCGCAACGGCTCGGGCAACGAACGCGGCACCGTCGGCCGAGGCCGGGGAGAATCGGACGGTCCCGGAGGGGAGGGTCACGGACCTCGACGCGACCGACTCGACCGATTCGGACGGCGAGATACGATCGTACGCGTGGCGACAAACGGACGGGCCGAGCGTAGCGATCGAGGACCCGGAGACATCGACCGCCTCGTTCACCGCGCCGTCGATCGACGCGGAGCGAGCGAACCTCACCTTCGTGCTTACCGTCCGTGACGACGACGGAGCGACCGCCACGGACGCCGTCACGGTCACCGTGAACCGCCGGGCCGAGGAGGACGATGACGACGACCACCTCCACCCGCCGTCCGCCGAGGCCGGGAGCGACCGGACCGTCGACGAGGACGCGACCGTGACGCTCGACGCGACGGCCTCCTCGGACCCGGACGGTAGCGTCCAGTCGTACGCGTGGACGCAGACGGCCGGTCCCGACGTCGCGCTCTCGGAGCCGGACGCAGCGTCGACCGCGTTCACGGCCCCGTCAGTTGATTCGGTGGTGACGCTCACGTTCGAGGTCAGCGTCACCGATGACGACGGCCGAACCGACGCCGACACCGTCGAGATCAGCGTCGAGCCCGACACCCGCGAGAGTTCGGCCCCGAGCGACGGCGAGTCGTACACGCGCGACGAGATCGCCCGTGCGAAGTACGATGCAGCTTTCAGCGACCTGGGAGCGGAGCGCGCGGGGCGGGTCGAAGAGCTCTATCTCCGACAGCCGTTCGCCAACGCGACGTCGCCCGGTGAGATCCGGACGCGCGACGAACTCGCGAACGAGCGGTACGAGAGCGACTTCGACGGGCTGGATCGAAACCAAACGGTCGACGTGCAGCGGGCCTTCGACGGACAGTTCGGAGCGGCAGGTTCCGAGGGCGAACACTCCCGCGACGAGATATCCCTGGCGAAGTACGACTACGAGTTCCGTAACTTGAGCACCGAGACGGCCGGCGAGATGGAGGAGCTCTACAACCGACAACCCTTCGCCAACGGAATGGATCCCGAGGACGTTCGCACGCGCGCGGAGATAGCGGACGACGAGTACGGGGAGTCGCTCGACGAACTGAGCCGCGAGACGCGGATCGAAATCGAAAACGAGTACCACGAACAGTTCGCCGCAGACGACGGCGGCGGCGAATAG
- a CDS encoding Lrp/AsnC family transcriptional regulator, with the protein MDDLDRQILDILRRDARTPYTEIASQVGTSEGTVRNRVERLTEEGIIERFTVSTRTGNIKAMIEVSVKVDVDTTEITEQMTEWEQVDFVWQVSGEEDVVLVVDAADTRAVNQLITRARELDEVKNTKTRLILDERLGRSP; encoded by the coding sequence ATGGACGATCTCGACCGGCAGATCCTCGACATCCTGCGACGAGACGCCAGGACGCCCTACACGGAAATCGCCTCGCAGGTGGGGACCTCGGAGGGCACGGTCAGGAACCGCGTCGAGCGGCTGACCGAGGAGGGGATCATCGAACGGTTCACCGTCTCGACGCGGACCGGGAACATCAAGGCGATGATCGAGGTGTCGGTGAAAGTCGACGTCGACACGACCGAGATCACCGAACAGATGACCGAGTGGGAGCAGGTGGACTTCGTCTGGCAGGTCTCCGGCGAGGAGGACGTCGTCCTCGTCGTCGACGCCGCCGACACGCGCGCGGTGAACCAACTCATCACTCGCGCGCGCGAACTCGACGAGGTGAAGAACACGAAGACGCGGCTGATCCTCGACGAGCGCCTCGGCCGGTCGCCGTAG
- the carA gene encoding glutamine-hydrolyzing carbamoyl-phosphate synthase small subunit — MSDAYLALEDGRVIEARGRAPGRTRGELVFTTAYTGYEESLTDPSYEEQVLTFSYPLIGNYGVREERFESDRVHPRAAIAHEFTEDVVEWLAAEDVPAIDHIDTRDLVTSIREEGAMKCGIAVGDDVTPEDAKAELAECKGMSEHVDIGKRVTTVEHTTYGDGDTDVALVDCGAKMSIVESLVERDATVHVLPYDTTPEELAAVDPDLLFISNGPGDPANFEAAQELVEEYVGEVPIAGICLGQQVVARALGGTTEKMDFGHRGVNQPVRDLDSGKVVMTTQNHGYTVGEPGDELDVKQVNVNDGTAEGLANDELDVITRQYHPEAHPGPHDSLGFFDDVLAMTSESHHVVADD, encoded by the coding sequence ATGTCGGACGCCTATCTGGCCCTGGAGGACGGCCGCGTGATCGAGGCCCGCGGTCGCGCTCCGGGACGGACCCGCGGCGAGCTAGTGTTCACGACCGCCTACACCGGCTACGAGGAGAGCCTGACCGACCCCTCCTACGAGGAACAGGTGCTGACGTTCTCGTACCCGCTCATCGGCAACTACGGCGTCCGAGAGGAACGATTCGAGTCCGATCGCGTCCACCCGCGCGCGGCGATCGCCCACGAGTTCACCGAGGACGTCGTCGAGTGGTTAGCGGCGGAAGACGTGCCCGCGATCGACCACATCGACACCCGCGACCTCGTCACCTCGATCCGCGAGGAGGGGGCGATGAAGTGCGGCATCGCGGTCGGCGACGACGTCACCCCCGAGGACGCGAAGGCCGAACTGGCCGAGTGCAAGGGGATGAGCGAGCACGTCGACATCGGCAAGCGCGTCACGACCGTCGAGCACACCACCTACGGCGACGGCGACACCGACGTCGCGCTCGTCGACTGCGGCGCGAAGATGTCCATCGTCGAGTCGCTCGTCGAGCGCGACGCGACAGTGCACGTGCTCCCGTACGACACGACGCCCGAGGAACTCGCCGCGGTCGACCCCGACCTGCTCTTCATCTCGAACGGCCCGGGCGACCCGGCGAACTTCGAGGCCGCACAGGAACTCGTCGAGGAGTACGTCGGCGAGGTGCCTATCGCGGGCATCTGCCTCGGCCAGCAGGTCGTCGCCCGCGCGCTCGGCGGCACCACCGAGAAGATGGACTTCGGCCACCGCGGCGTCAACCAGCCCGTCCGCGACCTCGACTCGGGGAAGGTCGTGATGACCACCCAGAACCACGGCTACACCGTCGGCGAGCCCGGCGACGAACTCGACGTCAAGCAGGTCAACGTCAACGACGGCACCGCCGAGGGCCTCGCGAACGACGAACTCGACGTGATCACCCGGCAGTACCACCCCGAGGCGCATCCGGGCCCGCACGACTCGCTGGGCTTCTTCGACGACGTGCTCGCGATGACGAGCGAGAGCCACCACGTCGTCGCCGACGACTGA
- a CDS encoding DUF7115 domain-containing protein, whose translation MSQPEIVQADLDDEDVVARVDLGGEDELYVTPTRTLLYRAEGLLSDESVEEYPHEAERVTVSEGRRKAKVTLDYGLDGEKTISLPAKRLERALHPIVEGVLKANGLLEADEPMERLFRFSELTIAIAGERVVRHIGPSLWDEDCETYHYGDVSDLDFEDGSVATSVVLTVNGRQERFKAPNDEARAVRSALETSLLSYWGVESVEELRAAAEPDEDDAAEVADAAEGRDVSFGDGPDPLIADPAEPEELPENATRSDDAGEETEPTAGSSERGSPDAVAQQVERPPESEAEADPLAERDPTQRTEAESPGEPARGSAGEAAEADAGEVESSWSQPATTEREQAAPETAESGSAGTEPVRNAPESGREEPPERTTNPQAGAGESARETDAAERSNRPDAGFAGSGFESAAPAVDEQIRDELADLRETVERQNAELQAQRELVEQLIEELRRGR comes from the coding sequence ATGAGCCAACCGGAGATCGTCCAGGCCGACCTCGACGACGAGGACGTGGTCGCGCGAGTCGACCTCGGCGGCGAGGACGAACTGTACGTGACGCCGACGCGGACCCTGCTCTATCGGGCCGAGGGACTGCTCTCCGACGAGTCCGTCGAGGAGTACCCCCACGAGGCCGAGCGAGTCACGGTTTCGGAGGGTCGCCGCAAGGCGAAGGTGACACTCGACTACGGGCTCGACGGCGAGAAGACGATCTCGCTGCCGGCCAAACGTCTCGAACGCGCGCTCCATCCGATCGTCGAGGGCGTGCTCAAGGCGAACGGGCTCCTCGAAGCCGACGAACCGATGGAGCGGCTCTTCCGGTTCAGCGAACTCACCATCGCGATCGCGGGCGAGCGCGTCGTCCGCCACATCGGCCCGAGCCTGTGGGACGAGGACTGCGAGACCTACCACTACGGCGACGTGAGCGACCTCGACTTCGAGGACGGCAGCGTCGCCACCTCGGTCGTTCTGACCGTGAACGGCCGACAGGAGCGGTTCAAGGCGCCGAACGACGAGGCCCGGGCGGTCCGCTCCGCCCTGGAGACGTCGCTGCTTTCCTACTGGGGAGTCGAGTCGGTCGAGGAGCTCCGCGCCGCCGCCGAACCCGACGAAGACGACGCGGCCGAGGTGGCCGACGCCGCCGAGGGACGAGACGTGTCCTTCGGCGACGGCCCCGACCCGCTGATCGCCGACCCCGCGGAGCCCGAGGAACTGCCCGAGAACGCGACGCGGTCGGACGACGCGGGCGAGGAGACAGAGCCGACGGCCGGGAGTTCCGAACGCGGGAGCCCGGACGCGGTCGCCCAACAGGTCGAGCGGCCGCCGGAGTCGGAGGCCGAGGCCGACCCCCTCGCAGAGCGCGATCCGACGCAGCGGACCGAGGCGGAATCGCCCGGTGAGCCGGCACGCGGATCGGCCGGCGAGGCCGCCGAGGCGGATGCAGGTGAGGTCGAGTCGTCGTGGTCGCAGCCGGCGACGACAGAACGGGAACAGGCGGCACCGGAGACCGCGGAATCGGGGTCTGCGGGGACCGAACCGGTCCGAAACGCTCCCGAGTCGGGGCGCGAGGAACCGCCCGAGCGCACCACCAACCCGCAGGCGGGCGCCGGCGAATCCGCCCGCGAGACGGACGCGGCTGAGAGATCGAACCGCCCGGACGCCGGCTTCGCGGGGTCGGGGTTCGAGTCGGCCGCGCCCGCGGTGGACGAGCAGATCCGCGACGAACTGGCGGACCTGCGCGAGACGGTCGAGCGCCAGAACGCGGAGTTGCAGGCCCAGCGCGAACTGGTCGAACAACTCATCGAGGAACTCCGTCGCGGTCGGTGA
- a CDS encoding DUF5830 family protein → MPDAPDAESVRPVSELDRSERVELGVDLLAHVERESLSLSAAVDRIESVTTNPALTREILDTAELRGVIEREEGRLRTRRGGTFVRFERQVVEREGDYECRRCGAGLSTGHFVRFESGELGPFGPSCVRKILGRE, encoded by the coding sequence ATCCCGGACGCGCCGGACGCCGAGAGCGTTCGCCCCGTCTCCGAACTCGACCGAAGCGAGCGCGTCGAACTCGGCGTCGACCTCCTCGCCCACGTCGAGCGGGAGTCGCTGTCGCTGTCGGCGGCCGTCGACCGGATCGAGTCGGTGACGACGAACCCCGCGCTGACCAGAGAGATCCTCGATACGGCCGAGTTACGCGGCGTCATCGAGCGCGAGGAGGGACGGCTCCGGACCCGGCGCGGCGGCACGTTCGTCCGCTTCGAACGGCAGGTCGTCGAGCGCGAGGGCGACTACGAGTGCCGGCGCTGCGGGGCGGGGCTCTCGACGGGGCACTTCGTCAGGTTCGAGTCCGGCGAGCTCGGGCCGTTCGGACCCTCCTGCGTGCGGAAAATTCTCGGGCGAGAGTAA
- a CDS encoding TVP38/TMEM64 family protein yields the protein MDRSRLRARVALGAALAVVLAGTLLVSPEAVLSRAAWLVADPVRLVAASVALAAVRPLVAWPTTVLAVLLGYGLGPAGFPLALALVALTSVPPFLLARRFGQVGELAESGAAFVDHTGGVRSVVASRLVPAPSDVVSVAAGIAGVRLSVFLVGTAIGEIPWVLAGVLAGASAESLAAGDLASAADLRLVAAAGLAAVLLLGPRAYEWYLDRDSGDDAGDPVDGDS from the coding sequence ATGGACCGATCCCGCCTTCGGGCGCGCGTCGCGCTGGGCGCAGCACTCGCAGTCGTTCTTGCGGGGACGCTCCTCGTTTCCCCGGAGGCGGTGCTCTCGCGGGCGGCGTGGCTCGTGGCCGATCCGGTCCGGCTGGTCGCCGCCTCGGTCGCGCTCGCGGCGGTCCGGCCGCTGGTGGCGTGGCCGACGACGGTGCTCGCGGTGCTCTTGGGGTACGGGCTCGGTCCGGCGGGGTTCCCCCTGGCGCTCGCGCTCGTCGCACTCACGAGCGTCCCGCCGTTCCTCCTCGCGCGGCGGTTCGGCCAAGTCGGCGAACTCGCAGAGTCGGGAGCGGCCTTCGTCGATCACACCGGCGGCGTACGGAGCGTCGTCGCCAGCCGGCTCGTTCCCGCGCCCTCGGACGTCGTGAGCGTCGCCGCCGGGATCGCGGGCGTTCGGCTCTCGGTGTTCCTCGTCGGGACGGCCATCGGCGAGATCCCGTGGGTCCTCGCCGGCGTGCTCGCGGGAGCGTCCGCGGAGTCGCTCGCCGCCGGCGACCTCGCGAGCGCGGCCGACCTCCGTCTCGTCGCGGCCGCGGGGCTCGCGGCCGTGCTGTTGCTCGGGCCGAGGGCCTACGAGTGGTACCTCGACCGGGACAGCGGCGACGACGCGGGCGATCCCGTCGACGGCGATTCGTGA
- a CDS encoding NAD(P)(+) transhydrogenase (Re/Si-specific) subunit beta, which yields MAGLLDGLPPDALSFVYLVAAVLFIVGLRRLTHPRTAARGNLISASGMALAVGVTVLWFEILSPLVLGAALLVGAGIGTWLALSVETTDMPQLVGLFNGFGGGASALVAGAELVDQVGTAGVADLTLTATGAAAVTGLIGAVTFCGSLVAAGKLHGIYDRPIHYPVENAVKVGIAGVAVLVGLALLTQPALGLLPMGELVAPYWALLVVASLLGVLVVVPIGGADMPVVIALLNAGSGLAAASTGFVLNNSVLIVAGTLVGASGLILTRIMCRSMNRSLANVLFGGYGRSETADGAADIYEGNVVSTSPEEVAMLLETARRVVIVPGYGMAVGQAQHAVAELAQLLTADGVEVVFGIHPVAGRMPGHMNVLLAEANVPYEQMRELAEINPTFSQTDLVLVTGANDVVNPTAYSDEESPIAGMPVLNVWEAETVVVNKRSLSPGYAGIPNPLFTMDNALMLYGDARESMQAVVNEYNSGR from the coding sequence ATGGCGGGCCTCCTCGACGGTCTGCCGCCGGACGCGCTCTCCTTCGTCTACCTCGTCGCCGCCGTCCTGTTCATTGTCGGTCTCCGGAGGCTAACGCATCCGCGAACGGCCGCGCGTGGCAACCTCATTTCGGCGAGCGGAATGGCTCTCGCCGTGGGGGTCACCGTCCTCTGGTTCGAGATTCTCTCCCCGCTCGTCCTGGGAGCCGCGCTCCTCGTGGGCGCCGGCATCGGGACCTGGCTGGCGCTGTCCGTCGAGACGACGGATATGCCGCAGCTCGTCGGGCTGTTCAACGGCTTCGGTGGCGGCGCGTCCGCCCTCGTCGCTGGCGCGGAACTCGTCGATCAGGTCGGTACGGCCGGCGTGGCCGACCTCACGCTCACGGCGACGGGGGCGGCCGCCGTCACCGGACTGATCGGCGCCGTCACGTTCTGCGGCAGTCTCGTCGCCGCCGGGAAACTCCACGGGATCTACGACCGGCCCATTCACTACCCCGTCGAGAACGCGGTGAAAGTCGGGATCGCGGGGGTCGCGGTTCTCGTCGGACTGGCGCTCCTCACCCAGCCTGCCCTCGGACTACTGCCGATGGGCGAGTTGGTCGCGCCCTACTGGGCGTTGCTCGTCGTCGCGTCACTGCTCGGCGTGCTGGTGGTCGTCCCGATCGGCGGTGCGGATATGCCGGTCGTCATCGCCCTGTTGAACGCCGGCTCCGGACTGGCGGCCGCCTCGACGGGGTTCGTACTGAACAACAGCGTTCTCATCGTCGCCGGGACGCTCGTGGGGGCCTCCGGGCTCATCCTGACGCGGATTATGTGCCGATCGATGAACCGATCCCTCGCCAACGTGCTCTTCGGCGGATACGGCCGATCGGAAACGGCGGACGGAGCGGCCGATATCTACGAAGGCAACGTCGTCTCGACGTCGCCGGAGGAAGTCGCGATGCTCCTGGAGACGGCCCGCCGCGTGGTTATCGTGCCGGGCTACGGGATGGCCGTGGGGCAGGCCCAGCACGCCGTGGCCGAGTTGGCACAGCTACTGACGGCCGACGGCGTGGAAGTCGTCTTCGGCATTCATCCCGTCGCCGGCCGGATGCCGGGTCATATGAACGTCCTCCTGGCCGAGGCGAACGTCCCCTACGAGCAGATGCGGGAACTCGCGGAGATCAACCCGACCTTCTCGCAGACGGACCTGGTCCTCGTGACGGGGGCGAACGATGTCGTCAACCCCACCGCCTACTCGGACGAGGAGAGTCCGATCGCCGGAATGCCCGTCCTGAACGTCTGGGAGGCCGAGACGGTCGTCGTCAACAAGCGGAGTCTGAGCCCCGGCTACGCGGGCATTCCGAATCCGCTGTTCACGATGGACAACGCCCTGATGCTCTACGGCGACGCGAGAGAGTCGATGCAGGCGGTGGTGAACGAGTACAACAGCGGTCGCTGA
- a CDS encoding NAD(P) transhydrogenase subunit alpha has protein sequence MAFIENLTLFVLAGFLGYELVTKIPATLHTPLISGTNAISGITLIGSVVVAGSGNSTLASVLGFFAVVLATINVVGGYLVSHKMLRSFGRRGGE, from the coding sequence ATGGCGTTCATCGAGAACCTGACGCTTTTCGTCCTCGCGGGATTCCTCGGGTACGAACTCGTCACGAAGATCCCGGCGACGCTTCACACGCCGCTGATCTCGGGGACGAACGCGATTTCGGGGATCACGCTGATCGGCTCCGTCGTCGTCGCCGGATCGGGTAACTCGACGCTGGCGTCCGTGCTCGGCTTCTTCGCCGTCGTGTTGGCGACTATCAACGTCGTCGGCGGCTACCTCGTGAGTCACAAGATGCTCCGGAGTTTCGGCCGTCGCGGAGGGGAGTGA
- a CDS encoding NAD(P) transhydrogenase subunit alpha, translated as MRIGVPGETAPGERRVALVPPVAKKLVDRGHEVLVSAGAGTDAGWSDEQYAAVGCETVETRDDVFDRSDVIFHVRALGSLPHTPMEAYRDGQTVIGLLGPYGLDRETLDTLADRRVSAFALELLPRIGRAQSMDVLTSMASVSGYKAVVMAADALPSLFPMQMTAAGTVRPADVFVVGAGVAGLQAIATAGRLGARVRAYDIRPAVKEEVESLGADFLELDLEPTAGSTEGGYAREQDEVFYRKQREAMTTAVGNADVVVTAAAVPGRTAPTLVTGEMVSGMDAGSVVVDLAADGGGNCEPTQPGATVEREGVTILGPTNVPATVAKTASQLFSNNVTNFLDALLEDERLHVDVTDQLVDATLLTHEGTVRAPHRTGGVDAA; from the coding sequence ATGAGGATCGGCGTTCCGGGCGAGACCGCGCCGGGGGAACGGCGCGTCGCCCTCGTCCCGCCGGTCGCGAAGAAACTCGTCGACCGGGGCCACGAGGTGCTCGTGTCGGCCGGGGCGGGGACCGACGCCGGCTGGAGTGATGAACAGTACGCCGCCGTCGGCTGCGAAACCGTCGAAACCCGCGACGACGTCTTCGATCGGTCGGACGTGATCTTCCACGTCCGCGCCCTGGGGAGTCTCCCCCACACGCCGATGGAGGCGTATCGGGACGGCCAGACCGTGATCGGCCTACTCGGCCCCTACGGCCTCGACAGGGAGACGCTCGATACCCTCGCGGACCGGCGCGTCAGCGCCTTCGCGCTCGAACTGCTCCCCCGAATCGGCCGCGCGCAGAGTATGGACGTGTTGACTTCGATGGCGAGCGTGAGCGGGTACAAAGCGGTGGTGATGGCCGCGGACGCCTTGCCCAGCCTCTTCCCGATGCAGATGACGGCCGCGGGAACCGTGCGGCCAGCGGACGTCTTCGTCGTCGGCGCGGGGGTCGCCGGCTTACAGGCTATCGCGACCGCCGGACGCCTCGGTGCGCGGGTGCGTGCCTACGACATCCGACCGGCCGTCAAGGAGGAGGTCGAGAGTCTCGGCGCGGACTTTCTCGAACTCGACCTCGAACCGACCGCGGGCTCGACCGAAGGGGGATACGCGCGCGAACAGGACGAGGTGTTCTACCGCAAACAGCGGGAGGCGATGACCACGGCCGTCGGGAACGCGGACGTCGTAGTCACCGCGGCCGCCGTTCCGGGGCGGACCGCTCCGACGCTCGTCACGGGAGAGATGGTTTCCGGGATGGACGCCGGGTCCGTCGTCGTCGACCTCGCGGCCGACGGCGGCGGCAACTGCGAGCCGACCCAGCCGGGAGCGACGGTCGAACGCGAGGGCGTCACGATCCTCGGTCCGACGAACGTCCCCGCGACCGTCGCGAAGACGGCGAGTCAGCTCTTTTCGAACAACGTCACCAACTTCCTCGACGCGCTGCTCGAAGACGAACGACTCCACGTCGACGTCACCGACCAGCTCGTCGACGCGACGCTTCTCACCCACGAGGGGACGGTCCGAGCGCCACACAGAACGGGTGGTGTCGATGCCGCGTGA